The Roseibaca calidilacus genome has a window encoding:
- the paaZ gene encoding phenylacetic acid degradation bifunctional protein PaaZ — translation MLDARQPKRLQSYLCGAWRDGRGAYKPLLDAATGAVVAEIDATGLDMAEALDHGRRAGARLRAMTVHERALMLKAVGLALLEQKDDFHALSLATGATPKDGWIDIDGGIGTLLNYASKARRDLPNTRVLTDGAVESLSQDHSFSARHILTPLRGVAVHINAFNFPVWGMLEKLAPNLLAGMPAIVKPASQTAYLTELVVRRILATGLLPEGTLQLVCGSIGDLLDHVTGQDVVTFTGSAATGQMLKAHPAIIGNSTRFTMEADSLNACILGPDAAPGSPEFDLFIREVMRETTAKAGQKCTAIRRVLVPRAAAGAVRDALAARMAKVVVGLPGDTSTQMGALASLAQRDDVRAAIARLQAGAEIIAGTPDTVRVTSGDAERGAFLNPVLLYADDLLGAKAVHEVEAFGPVATLLPYDDPAQAVEIAALGKGSLVSSLFTNAPEVAEEIVLGLAPFHGRVMIGNRDSAKSSTGHGSPLPMLVHGGPGRAGGGEELGGMRGLHHYMQRSAVQGTPRLLTAVTGEWMQGAETRADTHPFRKSLAELRLGDQIVTARREITLADIEHFAAFTGDTFYAHMDEDAARANPFFDGRVAHGYLIVSFAAGLFVQPDPGPVLANYGIDNLRFLTPVYPGDTLGVVLTCKAINPRADGAYGEVRWDCEVSKQDGSLVAQYDVLTMVAMDWAG, via the coding sequence ATGCTGGATGCACGCCAACCGAAGCGGCTGCAAAGCTACCTCTGCGGCGCATGGCGCGACGGGCGCGGGGCATATAAGCCGCTTTTGGATGCCGCGACGGGCGCGGTGGTCGCGGAAATTGATGCGACCGGCTTGGACATGGCAGAGGCGCTGGACCATGGCCGCCGCGCCGGTGCCCGCTTGCGCGCGATGACCGTGCATGAGCGCGCGCTGATGCTGAAAGCGGTCGGTTTGGCACTGCTGGAGCAGAAGGACGATTTCCACGCCCTGTCGCTGGCCACAGGGGCCACGCCGAAGGATGGCTGGATCGACATTGACGGCGGCATCGGGACGCTGCTGAACTATGCCTCGAAAGCGCGGCGGGACTTGCCCAATACCCGTGTGCTGACCGATGGGGCTGTCGAAAGTTTGTCGCAGGACCACAGCTTTTCCGCCCGCCATATCCTGACACCCCTGCGCGGGGTGGCGGTGCATATCAACGCGTTCAATTTCCCGGTCTGGGGAATGCTGGAAAAGCTGGCACCGAACCTGCTGGCCGGGATGCCTGCCATCGTGAAGCCCGCCAGCCAAACCGCGTATCTGACCGAATTGGTGGTGCGGCGCATTCTGGCCACAGGGCTGCTCCCAGAGGGCACGCTGCAACTGGTGTGCGGCAGCATTGGCGACCTGCTGGACCATGTGACGGGGCAGGATGTTGTTACCTTTACCGGGTCGGCGGCCACGGGGCAGATGCTGAAAGCGCATCCTGCGATCATCGGCAATTCCACCCGCTTCACGATGGAGGCCGACAGTCTGAATGCCTGCATTCTGGGACCGGATGCCGCGCCGGGTAGCCCCGAATTTGACCTGTTCATCCGCGAGGTGATGCGCGAGACGACCGCCAAAGCCGGGCAGAAATGCACCGCCATTCGCCGGGTGCTGGTGCCGCGCGCGGCTGCGGGCGCGGTGCGCGACGCGCTGGCCGCGCGCATGGCGAAGGTCGTGGTCGGCCTGCCCGGCGACACCTCCACGCAGATGGGCGCGCTGGCAAGTCTGGCGCAGCGCGATGATGTACGCGCGGCAATCGCGCGGCTGCAAGCGGGGGCAGAGATTATCGCGGGCACCCCCGACACAGTGCGCGTCACGTCGGGCGATGCCGAGCGCGGGGCGTTTCTGAACCCGGTTCTACTTTATGCGGATGATCTCTTGGGCGCGAAGGCCGTGCACGAGGTCGAAGCCTTCGGTCCGGTCGCCACACTGCTGCCCTATGACGACCCGGCGCAGGCGGTGGAGATCGCCGCACTTGGCAAAGGCTCGCTGGTGTCGTCGCTGTTCACCAATGCGCCAGAGGTCGCCGAAGAGATCGTGCTGGGCCTTGCCCCTTTCCACGGTCGGGTGATGATCGGCAACCGCGACAGCGCGAAATCCTCCACCGGCCACGGCTCGCCCTTGCCGATGCTGGTGCATGGCGGGCCAGGGCGTGCGGGCGGCGGCGAGGAATTGGGGGGCATGCGCGGCCTGCATCATTACATGCAGCGCAGCGCCGTGCAGGGCACGCCGCGCCTGCTGACCGCCGTGACGGGCGAATGGATGCAAGGGGCAGAGACCCGCGCGGACACGCACCCGTTCCGCAAATCCTTGGCAGAGCTACGGCTTGGCGACCAGATTGTGACCGCGCGGCGCGAGATCACGCTGGCCGACATTGAACATTTCGCCGCCTTCACCGGCGACACCTTCTACGCCCATATGGATGAGGACGCCGCCCGCGCAAACCCGTTCTTTGACGGCCGCGTGGCGCATGGATACCTGATCGTGTCTTTCGCGGCTGGGCTATTCGTGCAGCCCGATCCCGGCCCGGTTCTGGCCAATTACGGCATCGACAACCTGCGGTTCCTGACGCCAGTTTACCCCGGCGACACGCTTGGCGTGGTGCTGACCTGCAAGGCCATCAACCCGCGCGCCGATGGCGCTTATGGAGAGGTCCGCTGGGATTGCGAGGTATCCAAGCAAGATGGAAGTCTTGTCGCGCAATATGACGTGCTGACCATGGTGGCGATGGACTGGGCCGGTTAA
- a CDS encoding YqgE/AlgH family protein, translated as MSQAETLRGHLLIAMPGMPDPRFAHSVVFLCAHSDEGAMGLIVNKPLPDLTFGTLLQTLDIPVQGAYSGLGDPPAQADDPVYFGGPVESSRGFVLHTPDVYAADPSLGVTDFAALSTSLDILAQIARGQGPAEVRLALGYAGWGPGQLESELRAGGWLTCRADAGLLYGIAADRLWNAALDRIGVDPRLLSTTPGRA; from the coding sequence ATGAGCCAAGCTGAAACCCTGAGGGGACATTTGCTGATTGCCATGCCGGGTATGCCCGACCCGCGTTTCGCGCATTCGGTTGTTTTCCTATGCGCGCATTCCGACGAAGGTGCGATGGGGTTGATCGTGAACAAGCCCTTGCCCGATCTGACTTTCGGGACGCTGCTGCAAACCTTGGATATTCCGGTGCAGGGCGCGTATAGCGGCTTGGGCGATCCGCCCGCGCAGGCCGATGACCCGGTCTATTTCGGCGGCCCTGTCGAAAGCTCTCGGGGGTTCGTGCTGCACACGCCCGATGTGTATGCCGCCGATCCCAGCCTTGGGGTGACAGATTTCGCCGCACTCAGCACATCTTTGGATATTCTGGCCCAGATCGCGCGCGGGCAGGGACCTGCCGAAGTGCGGCTGGCCTTGGGCTATGCCGGTTGGGGGCCGGGCCAGTTGGAAAGCGAATTGCGCGCTGGCGGCTGGCTGACATGCCGCGCCGATGCGGGGTTGCTTTATGGCATCGCCGCTGATCGGCTGTGGAATGCCGCGCTGGACCGTATCGGGGTGGATCCGCGATTGCTGTCTACGACGCCGGGCCGGGCATAA
- the moaB gene encoding molybdenum cofactor biosynthesis protein B, which translates to MSRIDPEKPFMPVRFAVLTVSDTRALADDKSGDVLAGRIDAAGHLLAARDIVRDERDQIAAKLRDWCADDGIDAILTTGGTGLTGRDVTVEAHRDVYEKEIEAFGTVFTIVSMQKIGTSAIQSRACAGVAQGTYLFALPGSPGACKDAWDEILSKQFDYRHRPCNFVEIFPRLDEHLRRK; encoded by the coding sequence ATGAGCCGCATCGACCCCGAAAAACCCTTCATGCCTGTGCGTTTCGCCGTGCTGACCGTGTCCGACACGCGGGCGCTGGCCGATGACAAATCGGGCGACGTGCTGGCCGGGCGCATTGACGCGGCGGGCCATCTGCTGGCCGCGCGCGACATTGTCCGCGATGAACGCGACCAGATTGCGGCCAAACTGCGCGACTGGTGCGCGGATGACGGGATTGATGCCATCCTGACCACCGGCGGCACCGGGCTGACGGGGCGGGACGTGACGGTCGAAGCCCACCGCGATGTCTATGAGAAGGAAATCGAGGCGTTTGGCACGGTGTTTACCATCGTTTCCATGCAGAAGATCGGCACATCGGCCATCCAGTCGCGCGCTTGTGCGGGCGTTGCGCAGGGAACTTACCTGTTCGCGCTGCCCGGATCGCCGGGGGCCTGCAAGGATGCTTGGGACGAAATTCTGTCCAAACAATTCGATTATCGCCACCGCCCCTGTAACTTTGTCGAGATATTTCCCCGTCTGGACGAACATTTGCGACGGAAATGA
- a CDS encoding protein-disulfide reductase DsbD domain-containing protein produces the protein MLTLRNITGLALCAALWATAPATAQTLRPSDIVAGEIRQGWRTEDGTIMAALHLRLARNWITYWRHPGESGIPPRLDLSGSDNLAGARLHWPAPRLFTKAGYLSIGYADELVLPLELTPARRGQPIGLRMALSIGVCDDVCIPVDMDFAVALDGRGGPDRAIRQALARQPASARAAGLSDLSCEFQPARKGMHLTARWTIPQQPGDEFILLEMPDSAWRVQTMPTTRAGGQLSGQAMLHARKGQVAAIDRSAIRMTLITQDGTFEHQGCSLTR, from the coding sequence ATGCTTACTTTGCGAAACATAACCGGCCTTGCCCTGTGCGCCGCGCTTTGGGCGACCGCCCCCGCCACGGCGCAAACGCTCCGCCCGTCCGATATTGTCGCGGGCGAAATTCGGCAGGGCTGGCGCACCGAGGATGGCACGATCATGGCCGCGTTGCATCTGCGGCTGGCGCGGAACTGGATCACCTATTGGCGGCATCCCGGCGAAAGCGGCATTCCGCCGCGTCTGGATTTGTCAGGGTCGGACAACTTGGCCGGTGCACGGCTGCATTGGCCCGCGCCGCGCCTGTTTACCAAAGCTGGCTACCTGAGCATTGGATACGCAGATGAGCTTGTCTTGCCGCTGGAACTGACACCGGCGCGCAGGGGCCAGCCCATTGGCCTGCGCATGGCGCTTAGCATCGGGGTGTGTGATGATGTCTGCATTCCGGTAGACATGGATTTCGCGGTCGCGCTGGATGGGCGCGGCGGGCCGGATCGCGCCATTCGGCAAGCGTTGGCGCGTCAGCCTGCAAGCGCGCGCGCGGCCGGTCTGTCCGACCTGAGTTGCGAGTTCCAACCCGCGCGCAAGGGCATGCATCTGACCGCGCGTTGGACCATCCCGCAGCAGCCCGGTGACGAATTCATCCTGCTGGAAATGCCGGACAGTGCATGGCGGGTGCAAACCATGCCCACAACCCGCGCGGGCGGGCAATTGTCAGGGCAGGCCATGCTGCACGCCCGCAAAGGACAGGTCGCCGCCATTGACCGCAGCGCCATTCGGATGACGCTTATCACCCAAGACGGCACGTTCGAACATCAGGGCTGTTCGCTGACCCGCTGA
- a CDS encoding efflux RND transporter periplasmic adaptor subunit — protein sequence MRFLTRSLLGLFLAAVSVSALAYAGATLVGAIQSRAEDSGGRGGEARERVFTVRAVTVSPGQVQPVLSAFGEVRSQRTLELRAPVGGRIIELGDGVEDGAEVQAGQMLFRVDPADAEAELALAQSDLARADAELREAERALTLAAEDVAATQAQFDLRARALARRLDLTERGVTTEAALEEAELAVASARQSLVGRKQAQASAEARVDQARTALDRQKITVSEAERRLADTTVRAGISGTLADVSLVEGRLVNTSEQLARIIDPEALEVSVRVSTAQYLRLIDDDGRLRDADARIALEVAGYEITSPGRLVRASATVTTGQSGREVFVELANPRGFRPGDFVTVRLSEPALDDVALLPASAITVGGEVLVIDDDNRLSARPATVLRRQGDDVIVEASALAGLEVVREVGPMLGAGILVRPLRQDADGQLQPDEPNMVTLDPERRARLIAQVEGNTRMPEQVRARLITQLSQDSVPAQTLERLESGAARRGG from the coding sequence ATGCGTTTTCTGACCCGTAGCCTTTTGGGCTTGTTCTTGGCCGCTGTGTCGGTTTCGGCCTTGGCCTATGCCGGGGCAACCTTGGTCGGCGCCATTCAAAGCCGGGCAGAGGACTCTGGCGGGCGCGGGGGCGAAGCGCGCGAACGGGTGTTCACCGTGCGCGCCGTGACGGTGTCACCGGGGCAGGTGCAGCCTGTCTTGTCCGCTTTCGGCGAAGTGCGCAGTCAACGCACGCTGGAATTGCGCGCGCCCGTTGGCGGGCGAATCATAGAACTGGGTGATGGCGTCGAGGACGGGGCAGAAGTGCAGGCCGGACAGATGCTGTTCCGCGTGGACCCGGCAGATGCCGAAGCCGAACTGGCCTTGGCCCAAAGCGATCTGGCCCGCGCTGATGCCGAGCTGCGAGAGGCCGAACGCGCCCTGACCCTTGCGGCAGAGGATGTCGCAGCCACCCAAGCACAGTTTGATCTGCGCGCGCGCGCGCTGGCGCGGCGCTTGGACCTGACCGAACGCGGCGTGACCACCGAAGCTGCGCTGGAAGAAGCAGAATTGGCTGTCGCCTCTGCCCGCCAATCTTTGGTGGGCCGCAAACAGGCGCAGGCCAGCGCCGAAGCGCGCGTCGATCAGGCGCGCACGGCCTTGGACCGCCAGAAGATTACTGTGTCAGAGGCCGAACGCCGTTTGGCCGACACGACCGTTCGCGCGGGTATTTCCGGCACCTTGGCCGATGTTTCACTGGTTGAAGGGCGGCTTGTGAACACCAGCGAACAACTTGCCCGAATTATCGACCCAGAGGCCTTGGAAGTGTCCGTGCGCGTGTCGACCGCGCAATACCTGCGCCTGATCGACGATGACGGGCGTTTGCGCGATGCTGACGCGCGGATCGCACTGGAAGTGGCAGGGTATGAAATAACATCGCCCGGTCGCTTGGTGCGCGCCTCTGCCACGGTGACCACCGGCCAAAGCGGGCGCGAGGTTTTCGTGGAACTGGCCAATCCGCGCGGCTTTCGCCCCGGCGATTTCGTGACGGTGCGCCTGTCCGAACCTGCGCTGGACGATGTCGCGCTGCTTCCGGCCAGCGCCATCACGGTCGGCGGAGAGGTGTTGGTGATTGACGACGACAACCGCCTGAGCGCCCGGCCCGCCACGGTTTTGCGCCGTCAAGGCGACGACGTGATCGTCGAGGCCAGCGCGCTTGCCGGGCTAGAGGTTGTCCGCGAGGTCGGCCCGATGCTGGGCGCGGGCATTCTGGTGCGCCCCTTGCGGCAAGACGCTGACGGGCAGTTGCAGCCAGACGAGCCGAACATGGTCACTCTGGACCCCGAACGCCGGGCGCGCCTGATTGCGCAGGTCGAAGGCAACACGCGGATGCCCGAACAGGTGCGCGCGCGGCTGATTACCCAGTTGTCGCAAGACAGCGTGCCCGCGCAAACACTGGAACGGCTGGAAAGCGGCGCTGCCCGCCGTGGGGGATAA
- a CDS encoding efflux RND transporter permease subunit: MSAEKTSHRQRLSVRAIGIFRYFTRHKTAANLLLVIMIVLGLAAIPQMRAQFFPDVVVDNIRVDIPWPGAGAEDIDRAVVELVSPALQAVEGVTEVSAESREGRASFTLEFETGWDMSRANNDVQDAIDAISNLPEDVEDPQTRRSNWSDRVTNVVVSGPVATEQLARFADEFAARLYDAGITRTTVRGVASAEVMVEVPSRNLIEHDVTMAEISQAIAETVSTDPTGDVASGAARVRTGVERRSATEIAEVALRTRPDGSVLTVGDIARVEKSDISRDRAFFVGPDPAITLRVDRSQQGDAIAIQAQVAEIAEQMNRTLPEGTSIELVSTRAEFISGRINLLVSNAVMGLGLVVVLLFLFLNARTAFWVAAGIPAAMMAAIAVMYMLGLSFNMISLFALIITLGIVVDDAIVVGEHADYRARELGETPAQAAENAATRMAQPVFAATVTTVLAFGALILVGGRFGTLIADIPLTVIAVLLASLVECFLILPNHMAHSIAAGLKESWYDWPSRQVNKGFRWMRENAFRPLMQLVVLARYPVLAGLVALLAVQAAHLVRGDLPFRFFNPPEQGSITGNIVMNDGATRDDTIEMLRELQRASDELAAQIEDESGINPITFAMVEVGGNAGRPLASAENKDGDLLGGISIDLVDADLRPITSFAFASQLQDMVTRHPQLEEFSFRSWGSGPGGDGVSVDLTGGDAETLKAASEALRAALAPYPEITGLDDNLPYDKPELVLELTPQGQALGFTIDSLARELRNRLTGIEAATFPDGLRTGRVRVELPETERAADFLDSMQMRSPSGNYVLLGDIVSVTERQGFSRVLRENGARVVTVSGDLSEDDPARAREVTLALQNQILPALEADFGIATRLSGQAEQEREFLTDAAIGLGLCLILIYLTLAWVFSSWMRPFVVMAVIPFGLIGVIYGHMSWDMAMSMFSIVGIMGMAGIIINDSIVLVTTVDQYARDRGLIPSIIDAACDRLRPVILTTLTTVLGLMPLLFEASTQAAFLKPTVITLVYGLGFGMVIVLLLVPALLAIGHDVRRLFTSLSRALTQPQGGIGQFPRVAALGVMGWLAVTLGWTIWSGALPSLLSGLSGWGDPLRTALVLAIGGAAGLLAVVWVAGAVAVLLAERRAQRVSEQP; this comes from the coding sequence ATGAGCGCAGAGAAAACTTCCCATCGTCAGCGCCTGTCGGTTCGGGCGATCGGCATTTTCCGCTATTTTACCCGGCACAAGACCGCCGCCAACCTGCTGCTGGTTATCATGATCGTGCTGGGGCTGGCCGCGATTCCGCAGATGCGCGCGCAGTTCTTCCCCGATGTGGTGGTCGACAACATCCGTGTCGATATCCCGTGGCCCGGTGCCGGGGCCGAAGATATCGACCGCGCCGTGGTGGAACTTGTCAGCCCGGCTTTGCAAGCGGTCGAGGGCGTGACAGAGGTCAGCGCCGAATCGCGCGAAGGCCGTGCCAGTTTCACGCTGGAGTTTGAAACCGGCTGGGACATGTCGCGCGCGAATAATGACGTGCAGGATGCGATTGATGCAATCTCGAACCTGCCCGAAGATGTGGAAGACCCGCAAACACGCCGGTCCAACTGGTCGGATCGCGTAACGAATGTGGTGGTCAGCGGCCCTGTGGCCACCGAGCAGCTTGCCCGCTTTGCCGACGAATTCGCGGCCCGGCTGTATGACGCCGGGATTACCCGCACCACAGTGCGCGGCGTGGCCAGTGCCGAAGTGATGGTCGAGGTGCCCAGCCGCAACCTGATCGAACATGACGTGACGATGGCCGAAATCTCGCAGGCGATTGCCGAAACCGTCAGCACCGATCCGACCGGCGACGTGGCCTCTGGGGCCGCGCGGGTGCGCACCGGGGTTGAGCGCCGCTCTGCGACAGAAATCGCAGAGGTCGCCTTGCGCACGCGGCCCGACGGGTCCGTGCTGACCGTGGGCGATATTGCCCGCGTGGAAAAAAGCGATATCAGCCGCGACCGCGCCTTTTTCGTTGGCCCCGACCCCGCAATCACGCTGCGGGTGGACCGCTCGCAACAAGGTGACGCGATTGCCATTCAGGCGCAGGTCGCGGAAATCGCCGAGCAGATGAACCGCACCTTGCCCGAAGGCACCAGCATAGAACTGGTCTCTACCCGGGCAGAGTTCATCTCTGGCCGGATCAACCTGTTGGTCAGCAACGCGGTGATGGGTCTTGGTCTTGTCGTGGTGCTGTTGTTCCTGTTTTTGAACGCGCGCACCGCGTTCTGGGTGGCGGCAGGCATTCCCGCGGCCATGATGGCGGCGATTGCGGTCATGTATATGCTGGGCCTCAGCTTCAACATGATCTCGCTTTTCGCGCTTATCATCACGCTGGGGATTGTGGTGGATGACGCCATCGTGGTGGGCGAACACGCCGATTACCGCGCGCGCGAGCTGGGTGAAACCCCGGCGCAGGCAGCGGAAAACGCAGCAACCCGCATGGCGCAGCCGGTTTTTGCAGCCACCGTCACCACGGTTCTGGCCTTTGGCGCGCTTATTCTTGTGGGGGGGCGTTTCGGCACGCTGATTGCCGATATTCCGCTAACCGTGATCGCGGTGCTGCTGGCGTCCTTGGTCGAGTGTTTTCTGATCCTGCCCAACCATATGGCGCACTCCATCGCCGCAGGGTTGAAGGAAAGCTGGTATGACTGGCCGTCGCGGCAGGTCAACAAAGGCTTTCGGTGGATGCGCGAAAACGCCTTCCGCCCGCTGATGCAACTGGTCGTGCTGGCGCGCTACCCGGTGCTGGCCGGGTTGGTCGCGCTTTTGGCGGTGCAAGCGGCCCATCTGGTGCGGGGGGACTTGCCGTTTCGGTTCTTCAACCCGCCGGAACAGGGGTCGATTACCGGCAATATCGTCATGAATGACGGCGCGACCCGCGACGACACGATAGAGATGTTGCGCGAATTGCAGCGTGCGTCGGATGAACTGGCCGCGCAGATAGAGGACGAAAGCGGCATTAACCCGATCACCTTCGCCATGGTCGAAGTGGGTGGCAATGCAGGCCGTCCGCTGGCCAGTGCCGAAAACAAGGATGGTGACCTGCTGGGCGGTATCTCTATCGACCTTGTCGATGCCGATCTGCGCCCGATTACCAGCTTTGCCTTTGCATCACAGCTGCAAGACATGGTCACGCGCCATCCGCAGCTAGAGGAATTCAGCTTCCGCTCATGGGGCTCTGGCCCCGGTGGCGACGGGGTGTCGGTGGACCTGACGGGGGGCGACGCGGAAACGTTGAAAGCGGCGTCCGAAGCGCTGCGCGCCGCACTTGCGCCATACCCCGAGATTACCGGGCTTGATGACAATCTACCCTATGACAAGCCCGAATTGGTGCTGGAACTGACACCGCAGGGCCAGGCGCTGGGCTTTACGATAGACAGCCTTGCGCGCGAGTTGCGCAATCGGCTGACGGGAATAGAAGCCGCGACCTTCCCGGACGGTCTGCGCACGGGCCGTGTGCGCGTGGAACTGCCAGAGACCGAACGCGCCGCCGATTTTCTGGACAGTATGCAAATGCGCTCGCCCAGTGGCAATTATGTGCTGCTGGGGGACATTGTGTCGGTCACGGAACGGCAGGGTTTCAGCCGCGTTCTGCGTGAAAACGGGGCGCGTGTTGTGACCGTCTCGGGCGATCTGTCCGAAGATGACCCGGCCCGCGCGCGCGAAGTGACCTTGGCGCTGCAAAACCAGATCCTGCCCGCTCTGGAAGCCGATTTCGGGATTGCCACGCGGCTGTCGGGACAGGCCGAACAGGAACGCGAATTCCTGACCGATGCCGCTATCGGCTTGGGGCTGTGCCTGATCCTGATCTACCTGACACTGGCATGGGTCTTTTCCAGCTGGATGCGGCCTTTTGTGGTGATGGCGGTCATCCCCTTTGGCCTGATCGGGGTGATCTATGGGCATATGTCATGGGACATGGCCATGTCGATGTTCTCTATCGTGGGGATCATGGGCATGGCGGGGATCATCATCAACGATTCCATCGTGTTGGTGACGACGGTGGACCAATACGCCCGCGACCGTGGGCTGATTCCGTCCATCATCGACGCCGCTTGCGACCGCTTGCGCCCGGTTATCCTGACCACGCTGACGACAGTTCTGGGGTTGATGCCGCTCTTGTTCGAGGCATCGACCCAAGCGGCATTCCTGAAGCCGACCGTTATCACGCTGGTCTACGGGCTTGGCTTTGGCATGGTGATTGTGCTGCTGCTGGTGCCCGCGCTACTGGCCATCGGGCATGATGTGCGGCGGCTGTTCACCTCGCTGTCGCGCGCACTGACACAGCCGCAAGGCGGCATCGGCCAGTTTCCAAGGGTGGCGGCGCTGGGGGTCATGGGCTGGCTGGCGGTTACACTGGGCTGGACCATCTGGAGCGGTGCGCTGCCGAGTCTGCTGTCCGGGCTGTCCGGATGGGGCGACCCGCTGCGCACGGCCCTTGTTCTGGCCATTGGTGGGGCGGCTGGGCTGTTGGCGGTGGTCTGGGTGGCAGGCGCAGTTGCGGTCCTGCTGGCAGAGCGCCGCGCTCAGCGGGTCAGCGAACAGCCCTGA
- a CDS encoding uracil-DNA glycosylase — protein sequence MESAWQDDWHLARAYLAWQAELGATDAICDAPVNRYDLPAKLEKPKPAPVAAAPLAEAPQPDPVADAQTMAQAAHDLDALQAAMAAFEHCELKRGARNLVFSDGMRGARVMIVGEAPGREEDRVGKPFVGDAGQMLDRMFAAIGQRRDQPDPKKALYITNILPWRPPQNRDPSTEERAMMRPFVLRHIELADPDILILMGRISASTLLERDVRITKERGEWTSVLGRPTIPMLHPAYLLRNPAAKRDAWADLLSLQAKLRELP from the coding sequence ATGGAATCGGCATGGCAAGACGACTGGCATCTGGCGCGCGCCTATCTGGCGTGGCAGGCAGAGCTTGGCGCAACCGATGCGATTTGCGATGCGCCGGTTAACCGGTATGACCTGCCCGCCAAGCTGGAAAAGCCCAAACCTGCCCCGGTCGCGGCAGCCCCGCTGGCAGAGGCCCCGCAGCCAGACCCGGTGGCGGATGCGCAAACCATGGCGCAGGCAGCGCATGATCTGGATGCGCTGCAAGCCGCGATGGCCGCGTTCGAACATTGCGAGTTGAAGCGCGGGGCGCGCAACCTTGTGTTCAGCGATGGGATGCGCGGGGCGCGCGTGATGATCGTGGGCGAAGCGCCGGGCCGCGAAGAGGACCGTGTCGGAAAGCCCTTTGTGGGCGATGCGGGGCAGATGCTGGACCGCATGTTCGCCGCAATTGGCCAGCGCCGCGACCAGCCGGACCCGAAAAAGGCGCTTTATATCACCAATATCCTGCCATGGCGTCCGCCGCAGAACCGCGACCCCTCGACCGAAGAACGCGCGATGATGCGGCCTTTCGTGCTGCGCCATATCGAATTGGCGGACCCCGACATCCTGATCTTGATGGGCCGCATTTCCGCCAGCACTTTGCTGGAACGTGACGTGCGCATCACCAAAGAGCGGGGGGAGTGGACAAGCGTTCTGGGGCGTCCGACCATCCCGATGCTGCACCCTGCCTACCTGCTGCGCAACCCGGCGGCCAAACGCGACGCTTGGGCCGACCTTTTATCCCTGCAAGCCAAGCTGAGAGAACTGCCATGA
- a CDS encoding NYN domain-containing protein → MSLPEIVSLILAYWPEIFFLVLLVLLGAALLARRGRHKPTRAARFILVDGSNVMHWRDNTPNIEPVREVIASLKAQGYTPGVVFDANVGYKLEGRYRNHYKLAKRLGLPHEQVMVVPKGEPACPMILRAARDYGGRVVSQDRFRDWEGEFPELRRPDFRVRGGYDGGRLWLDLPAVQRAA, encoded by the coding sequence ATGTCTTTGCCAGAAATTGTCAGCCTGATCTTGGCCTATTGGCCAGAGATCTTCTTTCTTGTTCTTTTGGTCCTGCTTGGCGCGGCGCTTCTGGCGCGCCGGGGGCGACACAAACCCACGCGCGCGGCCCGATTCATTCTTGTCGACGGGTCCAATGTTATGCATTGGCGCGACAATACCCCCAATATCGAACCCGTGCGCGAGGTGATCGCCAGTCTGAAGGCACAAGGCTATACCCCCGGTGTCGTGTTCGATGCCAATGTGGGCTACAAGCTGGAAGGGCGCTATCGCAACCACTACAAGCTGGCGAAACGTCTTGGCTTGCCGCACGAACAGGTCATGGTTGTGCCCAAGGGCGAACCCGCCTGCCCGATGATCCTGCGCGCGGCGCGCGATTATGGCGGGCGCGTGGTGTCGCAAGACCGCTTCCGCGATTGGGAAGGCGAGTTTCCCGAATTGCGCCGCCCCGATTTTCGGGTGCGCGGCGGCTATGATGGGGGCAGGCTGTGGCTGGACCTGCCAGCGGTGCAGCGCGCCGCTTAA